The genomic region GCCCATAGAGGAACGGGGCGCGGTGGGCCGCGCGCGCGACGAGATGCTCGATGCCCGTCTTGCGCGCGGCGAACGGGAGCGTCTGCTCGGCCACCACCTCGCCGTCACGCAGCAGCAGGATGCGGGCGGAAAACGGCCCCTCGGTTATGTTGGCCGGCAACCGCAGCTCGGCCCTGAACAGCGCGCCTTCGCGCAGCTCCACCGCCTGCGGCCCGGTCGCGACGACCACCAGTCCCCGCGCCTTGAGCGCCTCGGCGACCGCCCTCGAAAGCGGCTCTTCTTGTGCGCCGGAAGACGGCGCGGCGGCGGCCCCGGCCTCGAGATCCAGCGTCCCGGGCAGCAGATGCCGGGCGGCCAGCACCGCAGGTGGTGCGATCTCCTCCACCGGCCGGGTCGCAAGCAGCGCATGGAAGCTGGGCGCCGCGGGCAGTTGCGCGACCCTCTCGTCTACCCACAGGCCCGCAAGCCGCCGCTTCCGCCACAGCACCGCCGGCCGGCGCGGGCCGGTGATGGCGATCACGACGTCGGCCTTCGCGCCTTCGGGAACCGGCGGGGCGATCGCACCGAAGAGCACGAGCTCCGCCCCGCGGAAGTCATAGCCGAGCCTGACCAGCCGATGGCTCGCATCGGGGACGATCCGGTAGGCCGCCGGGGCTGCGGCAGACGCGGCGGGTGATGCCACGGCTCCCATGAGGGCGAATGCGGCCCAGATGAGGACGATCGCGGCCTTGGTCGCTGCGCGCCTCATCCGAGCCCCCATTCGATGCGGTAGAGCGTCTCGGGCGCGACGAAGAGCGACCAGGCCATCCTGAGCGCCACGAGCAGCACCATGAGCGCGAGCAGGACCCGGAACTCCACCCCGGCCACGCGGCTGGCGAGCCGGGCGCCGTACTGCGCGCCCGCCACCGCGCCGATGACGAGCACCGCCGAGAGCATGATGTCGACGCTCTGCGTCTGGGTCGCGTGCAGCATGGTCGCGAAGGCGGTGACGAAGACGATCTGGAACAGCGAGGTGCCGACGACGACCGATGCCGGCATGCCGATGATGTAGATCATCGCCGGGATCATCAGGAAGCCGCCGCCGACGCCCATGACCGCGGCCAGAACGCCGACGACGAATCCCACCCCGAGCGGCAGCAGCGCGGAGATGTAGAGCCGCGAGGCGCGAAAGCGCATCCTGAACGGGAGCGCATAGCGCAGCCCGACGTGGCGGCGGCGGGGCGGCGGCCGGGTGCCGTCCGGGTGCCCGTGCTGGCGGCGCAGCGCGGCCAGCGATTCCAGCAGCATCAGCGCGCCGACCGTGCCGAGGAGCAGGGCGTAGGTCGAGGCGATCACCACGTCGAGCTGTCCCAGCCGTTTGAGCACGCCGAACAGCCAGGCGCCGGCGACCGCACCCGCCCCGCCGCCGATGGTGAGAATCGCGCCCATCTTCATGTCGATGCCGCCGCGGCGCGCATGGGCCAGCGCACCGGAGACGGATGACGCGGTGATGAGATTGGCGCCGGTGGCCACCGCAACCGGCGCCGGTACGCCGAGAAA from Rhodothalassiaceae bacterium harbors:
- a CDS encoding membrane protein translates to MRRAATKAAIVLIWAAFALMGAVASPAASAAAPAAYRIVPDASHRLVRLGYDFRGAELVLFGAIAPPVPEGAKADVVIAITGPRRPAVLWRKRRLAGLWVDERVAQLPAAPSFHALLATRPVEEIAPPAVLAARHLLPGTLDLEAGAAAAPSSGAQEEPLSRAVAEALKARGLVVVATGPQAVELREGALFRAELRLPANITEGPFSARILLLRDGEVVAEQTLPFAARKTGIEHLVARAAHRAPFLYGLAAVFLSLFAGWLASLWSRRRPFQ
- a CDS encoding UPF0721 transmembrane protein; this encodes MSLYFPIAEVAFNIYLIVAIGALVGLLSGMFGVGGGFLITPLLMFLGVPAPVAVATGANLITASSVSGALAHARRGGIDMKMGAILTIGGGAGAVAGAWLFGVLKRLGQLDVVIASTYALLLGTVGALMLLESLAALRRQHGHPDGTRPPPRRRHVGLRYALPFRMRFRASRLYISALLPLGVGFVVGVLAAVMGVGGGFLMIPAMIYIIGMPASVVVGTSLFQIVFVTAFATMLHATQTQSVDIMLSAVLVIGAVAGAQYGARLASRVAGVEFRVLLALMVLLVALRMAWSLFVAPETLYRIEWGLG